The window TTTTTCAATGAAATGAGAACGAGAGGGATTGCACCAACTAAGATTAGTTACACAACTTTGATGAAGGCTTTTGCAATGTCAGGGCAACCCAAGTTGGCGAATAGGGTGTTTGATGAGATGATGAATGATCCAAGGGTCAAAGTTGATCTGATCGCATGGAACATGTTGATTGAAGGGTATTGCAGGCTAGGTTTGATTGAAGATGCTCAGAGAGTAGTTTCAAGAATGAAAGAAAAGGGGTTTTACCCAAATGTAGCTACCTATGGGAGCCTAGCCAATGGGGTTTCTCTGGCGAGGAAACCTGGTGAGGCGCTCTTGCTTTGGAAGGAGATAAAGGAAAGGTGtgaagtgaaaaagaaagaagcatcttcagattcttcttcagaTCCTTCTCCTCCGATGCTGAAACCGGATGAAGGGTTGTTAGATACACTAGCAGATATATGTGTCAGGGCTGCGTTTTTCAAGAAGGCATTGGAGATAATCGCATGCATGGAGGAGAATGGGATACCTCCGAATAAGACTAAGTACAAGAAGATTTATGTGGAGATGCACTCGAGGATGTTCACTAGCAAACATGCTTCACAAGCCAGAGTAGATAGGCGGGTAGAACGAAAGAGAGCGGCTGAAGCTTTCAAGTTTTGGCTCGGTTTACCTAATTCTTACTATGGAAGTGAATGGAAGTTAGGTCCAAGAGAAGACTAGATCATTATATTGATCAGGCTGCTCTCTTATACAACAATGTATACTAGGTTCTACCGTAGATGTAAGTCAGTAGGTGAGTGAGGAACAACACAATCATTCAACACAAGTCCATGTAATAATACTAAGGAGTTTTCTGGCATTGTGTAATATACAATTGACTGTTTTGATAATCAGGCTCATAATTTGATTTGAACAATACAATGGCAATGCACATTGTGTAAGGAAGGTTTTTACTTGGAATGCTAATCATCTTGACCTGGATGACTGGCTCCGGGAATAAGATGAGGAGAGGACCTGTACATGAAATTAGGGCAGAGTAGAAATTAAAATCTGATCCTTTATCCATCTTTTATCTGTTTATTTATCATTCTTGTCTCTGACATAGGTGAAGGTATTTTACCTGGTAAGTCTTTGGCCCCTTCTTGAGCAAATATCCGGCAATATTCAGGTTCTCTAGGAAAGTATCGATGTCTGGAACTCGTAGGCCAATCCTATCAGCTAAACTATACATCTCCTGCAGTAAAATGTTTTTGAGTAAGAAATTGGTCATCCTATAATTAAGTGTCAGAGTAGCCACTAGCAAAATGTCGAGGAGAGAAGTTGTCCatacagaaacagagaaacaatcTTTCTGCTGCAGTTCTGATTGCTTATCAAGAGCACTTAAGAAACGTTTGGCCTCCTTTTGTTGACTCATTCCTCCACTCCTACCAAAATCCACAACCCCATGTTCATCTATAAGCTTATCATACAACGATTCTTTCATTATTTCAACTACATCCTGTAAAAGCAAATCAAAGGACAGAAGTCAAGACAATTTGTCCAAGCCAACATCACAACAATGCAGATTTGAATTGAACAATAAAGATCAGATAACATAATATATGTATGGCATGGATGCTAAGTCGAGTTTATGGTCAAACATATGCATGTAAGAACAGAGATAGGGTACAAGACATTCAAGTTCTGGCTTACCATGGCGTCTTGGACTGTTATTTCTTCCCTCAAGTCAACCCGAGCTCTAGCTTGCGCAAGCCTAACCAAACTTTCCAGTTGTCTTGCTGTTATTGGTGTGCTATCAGCAGAAGTGTTATGGTCTCTCAGCTTCAAGTAAAACTTCTTTATGATCTCTCCAGCTTCCTTTGACATCCTGAACAGAAAAAGAGATGTTATCCATAAGACCTCAAGTAGCTCGCAGGCATATAGTAGTTGCAGCTGGGAAACAGATCAAATTACTTAGGATTGACAAAAGTCCGTGCATAAGCAACATATTTCCTAAGCAACTGGCCAGGAACGGGAGAAAAGTCGTCATCTTTCTTAGAGTCTAATCGCAGTCTTGAAAGTAGAGAATTCCCTTTCGCATGTATATTTGCACATCCCGCATTCTGTGATGCTGCATTTAatatcaaacaagaactcaagaATTTATCTTTCATAAGGTGATGTTTATACTAGCTATATACCCTACAACCAAAAGAAAGTGGACCTGGCTTAAACTTCTTCAATGCAGGTGATGTTTCTCCACTTGCAGAATGAAGCTGCGAGAAAAATTCAAAGGTACAATTTTGTATTATTGGCTCTGAACTAACCAATGAGTAGAGTCGACAGAgtcttttcagaaaataaaatatctgtTCAATCCACCAAGTAGTTTATAATGAGACGACGTTCAGATATGTCATAACTCTAGCTGTCACGGATTTTTTTCTAtctaagagagatgaaaatctgCTAATATAAATGTGAGGCATGCTCCacaacaaaaatttgagatgGAGAGACTCACCGACATAATATGTTCGGAGACTTGCTTATCGAGTAGCTCATCAGGTTTGTCAAGTAATATGAAAACTAAATCAAACCGTGAGAGAAGGGCAGCACTCATTTTTAAGTTCTCGTTTACAGTTTTTGCACGGCTGAAATGAGATCATAAAAACAACGTTAAATATCGACAACGTATCCTAcattggttttcttttctcactCTGCCTCAAACCTTGAAAGATGCAGGGTTATTCTGCACTGAACAGTGTAACTATGATTCAAACATTCCCACAATGATGAGTAAGAAAATTACTTGTAGTGGCCACCAACAGGATTTGCTGCTGCTATAACAGAAGTTCGAGCTGATAGACTAGCTACAAGCCCAGCCTTTGCAACAGAGACACATTGTTGTTCCATTGCTTCTAGCAGTGCCTGTGGCAAAGTGATGTAAGTAATGAGAAAAAATGCAGCATCAGAAGTAATGCGTTCCTGATAATAAAAAAACCTGATGCTCGGTGGTCATTTTATCGAACTCATCAATACAGCACAACCCACCATCTGCGAGTACCATGGCACCTGCTCACAGGCAGCACTAGGTTAATAAAGACGAAGGTTTCTCGTTCTACACACAAATTAGTTGAAGATATTTTCAAGTAAGAGTTCCTACTTCCTACGCATGTACAACTTTTCACTAGTGTGAAGTTCTTCAAAAAAACTCTATCCTAATACTGATCAAACACTGTTGAAGATGCAAATCCTTAAAATGAACTATCTATAACTTGTCGAAAGATTTTAGACTGCTGTTAACTGGGCCCCCATTCTAGCAAAACTATAAGACAGCAGtataaaattcacaaaattcaCATAAACTGATATCACTTGAAACCGATAAAGGTATGCCACACcctcaaacataaaaaataagcaGATTGTTTTAGCACCTCTGATGCAACTAGACTGCAACTACGTATTTAGTAAAACTATCTATCAAACAGCATGACGCAAACCCATATTGGAAACAGTATAATCATATGCTATGTACTGAGGTTTGTATTGGCTAAATAAAGCAGAGGGAAGGAGCTACCAGCCTCAAACGCATAGTCATTCGTCATGGAATCTTTCACCACAGCAACAGTGAGCCCTGCTTTAGTTGTCGCATTACCACATACATAAATGCCACGCGGGGAAATGGCAGCTGCTGCTTGCAAAAGCTGACTTTTGCCCAATCCAGGGTCACCTATTATGCATCGAAAAACATTAATCCAAATTTGGCGTAGTTATGAATAACCTGCCCTCAGTTCATGTACTCTATAGCCTAGGTTTATgccattgaaaataaatattgattCGAAAGCTTACCAACAATTATGACATGAATGTCTCCCCTGACTGGAACTTTGTTCCGATCCATTGAGTGCTTCCTTACACCTCCAAAAAGAGATAGTGTTATCCCAGCTGTTgaaatgataagaaaaaaaacaaaacaaacaacagaaGCATTATGGTATGCAATTCGTGTACTTGTAATCATCAAGTCTTCACCAATGATATCCCAGGGAAACTTGTTATTGAGAGATGTATAACCTTTGACAATTTCATGGCCATAAATAGACGGGCAGACTGAATGAAGTATGCGACGGAATGTATCAGAACCATATTCTTCTTTGAACTTCACAATAAATTCCAAGTCTCTCTGTGAGAATGAATATAAGTCACCAACATCTGCAGACTGGGTACTGCTACAAGAGTCTTCTGAGTTCT is drawn from Camelina sativa cultivar DH55 chromosome 1, Cs, whole genome shotgun sequence and contains these coding sequences:
- the LOC104754601 gene encoding probable DNA helicase MCM8, encoding MGFNGGGSDGASMNSSRRRSTGIDSIDIGKLLSVYIRDNENLAIDEEKLLLTAELIRIFSASPGRGLVSKVNEEGGGSFSLSLDLQQFKKISDVENFFLNLEDNPKGVIPCMNAAVHKVLLGQWETNEFEKDMKINVRLHNYPESSISLKNLRAAYIGKLVTVHGTVVKVSTVKPFVTQMAFDCAKCKTSITREFTDGKFSPPLKCDAHGCKSKTFTPIRSSAKTIDFQKIRVQELQKPEDHEEGRVPRTVECELTEDLVDTCIPGDVVTVTGIIGVINNYMDIGGGKSKTKNQGFYYLFIEAVSVKNTKRQSAFENSEDSCSSTQSADVGDLYSFSQRDLEFIVKFKEEYGSDTFRRILHSVCPSIYGHEIVKAGITLSLFGGVRKHSMDRNKVPVRGDIHVIIVGDPGLGKSQLLQAAAAISPRGIYVCGNATTKAGLTVAVVKDSMTNDYAFEAGAMVLADGGLCCIDEFDKMTTEHQALLEAMEQQCVSVAKAGLVASLSARTSVIAAANPVGGHYNRAKTVNENLKMSAALLSRFDLVFILLDKPDELLDKQVSEHIMSLHSASGETSPALKKFKPASQNAGCANIHAKGNSLLSRLRLDSKKDDDFSPVPGQLLRKYVAYARTFVNPKMSKEAGEIIKKFYLKLRDHNTSADSTPITARQLESLVRLAQARARVDLREEITVQDAMDVVEIMKESLYDKLIDEHGVVDFGRSGGMSQQKEAKRFLSALDKQSELQQKDCFSVSEMYSLADRIGLRVPDIDTFLENLNIAGYLLKKGPKTYQVLSSSYSRSQSSRSR